The Nitrosococcus watsonii C-113 genome includes the window ATACTCATTCTATTGGGTCGGTGGCAAGTGGCTAGGTGATGCGTCAACATCAGCTAGCCACGCTTATTCTACCGCGAATTTTACTCGCCGCAAACTTCACTTTACTTGCCTTTTGCCATCTATTCGCGCTATGATTTTCTCGCTCTCGGAGCCTAGGGTCGGGAGGACCCGAGGTGAAAGCGCGTGGAGCGGCAAACCAACGGAGGCCAAGGTAAACCCTTCGCCGAAGGCTGTTAGGAAGCGCGAATTCTCCAGGCTGATGAGGTTTTGAATGGACAAAACTGGCATCAGTCATGGCGAAACTCCAAAAATCTCTAGTGGTCTACCCCGCCGTTTGGAATCCACTAACTTAAGAGAGGTGGGATATGAGTGACGGCACCCTACCACGTCAACAAGGCTTGTATGAGCCTCATAATGAGCACGACTCATGTGGGGTTGGTTTTGTCGCCAATGTCAAAGGCCACAAGCGCCATGACCTTATCCGGCAAGGCTTGCAAATTCTGAAAAACCTGACCCATCGTGGCGCTGTGGGCGCGGACCCACGGGCTGGCGATGGGGCAGGAATCCTGATTCAGATGCCTGACCGCTTCCTCCGGGAAGAGTGCGCGGCCCGCGGAATACATTTACCCCCTGCGGGCGAATATGGCGTTGGCATGCTTTTTCTCCCCCAAGGGGCCGAGGCCCGCGCCACTTGCGAGCAACTGATTAGCCATTACCTCAATGCTGAAGGGCAAACTCTGCTTGGCTGGCGGGAGGTGCCTACCAATAACACCCACCTGGGTGAAAGCGTTAAAGCAGTAGAACCGGTAGTGCGGCAAGTTTTCATTGGCCGCGGCGCAAACAGTCCCGCCGGGGATGCTTTTGAGCGCAAGCTGTTTGTCATCCGCAAACAAATTGAAAACGCCGTTAGGGATTTGGATAAGACCGAGCAAGCGGCTTTTGACATTCCCTCCCTGTCCTCCCGGACTTTAGTCTACAAGGGTATGCTCCTGGCCAATCAAGTGGCGTCCTATTTCCCGGACTTGACCGATGAGCGCCTGGTCACCGCCCTGTCCCTGGTTCATCAGCGGTTCTCCACCAATACCTTCCCTTCCTGGGATCTGGCCCAGCCATTTCGGATGATTGCTCATAATGGGGAGATCAATACCCTGCGGGGGAATATCAACTGGATGGCGGCCCGCCGCCACGCCATGACTTCCGAGCTGCTAGGCGCTGATCTCAAAAAACTTTGGCCCCTCATTGCCGAAGGACAATCCGACTCCGCTTGCTTTGATAACGCCCTGGAGTTGCTCGTGGCTGGCGGCTACCCTCTGGCCCATGCCATGATGCTGCTCATCCCCGAAGCCTGGGCGGGCAATCCCCTGATGGCAGCCAAGCAACGGGCCTTTTACGAATATCATGCGGCCCTGATGGAGCCTTGGGATGGACCGGCAGCCATGGCCTTTACCGATGGCCGCATGATTGGGGCCACCCTGGATCGCAACGGCCTCCGTCCGGCCCGTTATCTAATTACCGATGATGATCTGGTGGTCATGGCCTCGGAAATGGGCGTTCTGGATATTCCCCAGGAGCGGATCATTAAAAAATGGCGGCTGCAACCCGGCAAGATGCTGCTCATCGACTTGGAAGCAGGACGCATCATCGACGATGATGAGCTGAAAAAACAGCTAGCGGAGGCTGAGCCCTATCAACCCTTGCTTGACCAGACCCAAATCCGGCTCGAGCACCTGCCTGTCGAAACCGGGCCCATGGCCCCAGACCCGGACACGCTCCTGGACCGTCAACAGGCTTTTGGCTATACCCAGGAGGATCTTAAATTTCTTCTCACCCCCATGGCCGTCACCGGTCAGGAAGCCGTGGGCTCCATGGGCGCGGACGAACCCCTGGCGGTACTCTCCAACCGGGCGCTTCCCCTCTCCAATTATTTCAAGCAGCGCTTTGCCCAGGTCACTAATCCGCCCATCGATCCCATTCGGGAAGAGTTGGTCATGTCCCTGGTCTCCTTGATTGGGCCGCGGCCTAACCTGCTGGGGCATCACCAGGCAGGTGTCCATAAGCGTTTAGAAGTCAGTCAGCCGGTCCTCACCAACACCGATCTGGAACGAATCCGGCGCATCGAGGATCATACCGGGGGCGCTTTTCGTACCCAGACGCTGACTATCTGTTATCCGGTAAAGGAGGGGGCCACCGGCATGGAAGCGGCTTTGCAAAAGCTGTGCCGGCGTGCCGAGCAGGCTGTCCACAAAGGCTACAATATCTTGATCCTCTCGGATCGCGGCGTGGACATGGATCATGTCCCCATTCCAGCGCTGCTGGCTACCTCGGCTGTCCATCACCACCTGGTGCGAGCAGGGCTACGAACCGAGACGGGCCTGGTGGTGGAAACGGGCGCCGCCCGGGAAGTCCACCACTTTGCGGTACTAGCGGGCTATGGCGCCGAGGCGATTAATCCTTATCTAGCTTTTGAAACCCTCTCGGCCCTCCGCCCACAGCTCCCCGAGGAACTCAGCGAAGAGGAGATCCAAAAACGCTATATCAAGGCAATCGGTAAAGGGCTATTAAAAATCATGTCTAAGATGGGCATCTCCACCTATCAGTCCTACTGCGGCGCGCAAATTTTCGATGCGGTCGGGCTCGCCAATGATTTTGTAGCAAAATATTTCACCGGCACGGTTTCCACCATTGAAGGCGCCGGTCTTGGCGAGATTGCCGAAGAGGCCTTCCGCTGGCATCGGAACGCTTATAGCGACGCTCCCCTTTATCGCCATAGGCTCGATGCCGGCGGCTACTATGCCTATCGCCTGCGGGGCGAAGACCATATGTGGACCTTGGATACCATCGCCAAGCTTCAGCACGCCAGCCGGGCCAATGAGGCTAAGACCTATGAAGAATACGCCCAGTTGGTCAACCAGCAAAGCAAGCGGCTCCTGACCCTGCGGGGTTTATTCGCGTTCCGGCTTGCGGCTCAGCCCCTTCCGTTAGCGGAAGTGGAGCCAGCAAGCGAGATTGTCAAGCGCTTCGCCACCGGCGCCATGTCCTTTGGCGCCATCTCCCACGAGGCCCATACCACCCTGGCCATCGCCATGAATCGTATAGGCGGTAAATCCAATACGGGGGAAGGCGGCGAGGAAGCCGAACGCTTCAAGCCCCTGCCTAATGGAGACTCCATGCGCTCGGCCATCAAGCAGGTGGCCTCTGGCCGCTTTGGCGTCACTGCCGAATATCTGGTGAACGCGGACGATATTCAGATCAAGATGGCCCAGGGCGCTAAACCTGGCGAAGGGGGGCAACTCCCCGGCCACAAAGTGGACGCTACCATTGCCCAGGTTCGCCACTCGACCCCAGGGGTAGGACTGATTTCTCCTCCCCCCCATCACGATATTTACTCCATCGAGGATCTGGCCCAGCTTATCTTTGATCTCAAAAATGTCAATCCCCAAGCCAGAATCAGCGTCAAGCTGGTGTCTGAAGTGGGGGTAGGCACCGTCGCCGCGGGGGTCGCCAAAGCCCACGCGGATCATGTCACCATTGCTGGCCATGATGGCGGGACGGGCGCCAGCCCCCTGACCTCCATCAAGCATGCGGGCCTGCCCTGGGAAATTGGCCTCGCCGAAACCCAGCAAACCTTAGTGCTCAACCGGCTGCGGGGCCGTATCGCGGTCCAAGTGGACGGAGGAATCCGCACCGGCCGGGATGTAGTCATGGGCGCCTTGCTGGGCGCCGATGAATTCGGCTTCGCTACCGCGCCCCTGATTGTCGCCGGCTGCATCATGATGCGTAAATGCCACTTGAATACCTGCCCCACGGGGGTCGCTACCCAAGATCCGGTATTACGCAAGCTTTTTGCCGGCAAGCCGGAGCACATCGTCAACTACTTTTTCCTGGTCGCCGAAGAAGTCAGGCAACTCATGGCCCAGCTGGGCTTTCGCCGTTTTGATGACATGATCGGACGCTTGGATGTCCTCGATACCCGCCAGGCGCTTGATCACTGGAAGGCCAAGGGCCTGGATTTCTCCCGTATTCTTTACCAACCCGCCACAGGCCCGGAGGTCTCCCTTTATAATAGGGAACGCCAGGATCATGGCCTCGATGAAGTCTTGGATCGCTGGCTCATCGCCCAGGCGCAACCCGCCTTGGAAAGGCAAGCACGAGTCCAGATCGAAACCCCGGTAGGCAATACCGATCGCACCGTAGGGGCCATGCTCTCCGGCGAAGTCGCCCGGCGCTATGGCCATAAGGGCCTGCCCCCAGAGACTATTGACATCAAAGCCCGTGGCACCGCCGGGCAGAGCTTCGGCGCTTTTCTAGCCCAGGGTATTTCCCTGGAGCTTGTCGGGGAAGCAAACGATTACGTGGGCAAAGGTCTCTCGGGCGGCCGGTTAGTGATAATGCCTCCCCCCCAATGCCCCATCGTGCCCGAGGAAAATATTATCATCGGCAATACCGTGCTCTATGGCGCCATCAGCGGCGAGTGCTACTTCCACGGCGTGGCGGGGGAGCGTTTCGCGGTCCGTAATTCTGGCGCGACTGCCGTGGTGGAAGGCGTAGGCGACCATGGTTGCGAATATATGACCGGCGGGGTGGTGGTGGTGCTCGGCGGAACCGGACGCAATTTCGCCGCTGGCATGAGCGGCGGCATCGCCTATGTGCTAGATGAAGCGGGCGACTTTGAGCAACGCTGTAATTTGGCGATGGTGGAGCTCGAACCCATTACCGAAGAGGATGAGGCGCTAGAGCACCTAGAGCACCAGGGGGGCGATTTGGAAACCCATGGCCGGGTGGATATCAGCCACCATATCAGCCGCTTCGATGGGCAGCGTCTCAGACAGCTCATTGAACAACACCACCGCTACACCCACAGCGGGCGGGCCCGCCAAATCCTGGAAAACTGGTGCGCGTACTTGCCCCGCTTCGTCAAGGTCATGCCGGTGGATTACCGGCGCGCCTTGCAGGCAATGGAGCAAGCCCAAGCAACCCGGCACACTGTCACCGCCATGAAGAAGGAGGCGCTAGGCCAACATGGGTAAACCTACTGGCTTTATGGAAATTCCCCGCCGTGACCGGACCGAGGCGCCAGTCGCGGATCGGGTACAACATTTCCGGGAATTTGCCATTCCTCTCAGTGAGGATGAAGTGAGGGAGCAAGGGGCCCGCTGCATGGATTGCGGTATCCCTTTTTGCCACCCCGCCTGTCCCGTCAATAATATTATTCCCGACTGGAATGATCTCGTCTACCGGGATGATTGGCGCCGGGCCCTGGAAGTGCTCCAGTCCACCAACAATTTCCCGGAGTTCACGGGCCGTATCTGTCCCGCGCCTTGTGAAGCAGCCTGTACCCTCAATCTGACCGATGAGCCGGTCACCATTAAAACCATCGAATGCGCTATTATCGACAAGGGCTGGCAAGAAGGCTGGATCAGGCCGCAAATACCCGCCCACAAAACGGGAAAGCGGGTGGCCGTGGTCGGCTCGGGACCGGCGGGGCTGGCCTGTGCCCAACAATTGGCCCGGGCGGGGCATCAGGTGGAAGTCTTTGAAAAAAACGACCGGATCGGTGGCTTACTGCGCTATGGCATCCCGGATTTTAAAATGGCCAAAGCCCTTATCGACCGGCGCATGGCCCAAATGCAGGCAGAGGGCGTGGCCTTTCATCCTCATACCCATGTGGGGGTCAACCCACCCGCCCGCTCGCTGCTGGAAAAATTCGACGCCATGGTGCTCACGGGCGGTTCCGAGGACCCCCGGGATCTCCCCATTCCAGGACGGGATCTGGAGGGAATTCATTTCGCCATGGATTTTTTGACCCAGCAAAATCGCCGCCTGGCAGGCAACCCGCCTCCCCCCCACGAGGCCATCAGCGCCAAGGACAAGCATGTGATCGTCATTGGCGGCGGCGACACGGGCTCGGACTGCATAGGGACCTCTTTTCGCCAGGGGGCCCTGGCCGTCACCCAGCTAGAAATCATGCCCCAACCGCCGGAAAAGGAAAATAAACTACTCACCTGGCCCCACTGGCCCTATAAGCTTCGCACCTCCAGCTCCCAGGCGGAAGGCGCCGCCCGGGATTGGGCTGTGGCCACCAAGACCTTCCGGGGGGAAAACGGCCACGTCACCGCCCTCCAGGTGGTGCGCCTTGCGTGGCAGCAAAACCAGCAAGGCCATTGGCACATGGAGGAGGTGCCCAACAGCGACTTCGAGTTGCCCGCGGATCTCGTGCTGCTGGCCATGGGCTTCGTCCATCCGCTGCATCCAGGCTTGCTGGAAGAACTGGGCCTTGCCCTCGATGGCCGGGGTAACGTACAAGCCGATACGGAAAACTACCAGACTTCCCTCCCCCAGGTCTTCGCCGCAGGCGATATGCGCCGGGGCCAATCCCTCGTGGTATGGGCCATTCGGGAAGGCCGCCAGGCGGCCCGAGCGGTGGATGAATTTCTCATGGGCTCCTCGGACCTGCCCCGGTGACGGCGGCTCCCTGCCGTCCCACCAGGCCAGGGTTGACCTAGCGGGGCGGGAGGCGCGCGCACCCCCTTGCCCGCCCCGCGGGCTAGCCATATAGGGAAAAACCCCAATTTTCCAGACGGTGGTTTTGGTTTAGTCTCTCCCAGTAATGACTTACTCAAAGGAAACGGCCATGCCCTTAACCATGCAATTTGCCAGGAATCATCTTCCCCTAGCCCGGCTTGACAATCCCACCGTGGCTTTAAGGTCTCCCCCTATCACCGTGACTTTAACGTCTCCCCCTATCCTCGACAGTTCCCTATGTCGGGAGCTTTGGGAAACCGCGCAACAGGTACGGGGAAATGAAATCAAGGTGGTCATTGACCTGCGAGCCACCGTCTCCATTCACCACTCGGGCTACCTGCTGCTGCAAATGCTGCAAGAGAGCGTTGCCAAGGAGCGAGCGGAGCTGGTGCTTCTCCATTGCCCCGCCCATCTGAAAAAAGCACTGCGGGCACGTGGATTTGAATCCTATTTTACCCTCTTGTAAGCTAAGAGGGCTTCCAGGGGCCTATTCCCTAGGCCCCACACCCACCCCTGAAGGCGGTGCGCGCGCGCACCGCCTTGTTTTGCCTACCTCCTAAGCCGCCTTCCTTCATGGCCCACCCGCAAAAGTCACCTAAAAGAGCGGGACTTGCTGCTAACGCTCCAACCTGGCCCCTAAAAGCCGACTATACTAGTGACAACGTTCGGACCTTTAAGGAACTTATCCCGCATGGAGCTTAAAAATTCAGGTTCCCCTCCTTTTTCCATTGTGGGCATTGGCGCCTCCGCCGGCGGGGTCGAAGCCTTGCAGACATTTTTTGAAAACCTACCAGAAAAGCCGGGGGTCGCCTTTGTAGTCATCATCCACCTGGACCCGGAGCAGCGCAGCGAGCTAGCGCCCATCCTGGCCCGCAAGACCTCCATGCCGGTGGAGGAAGTGCAGGGCGAGTGCGCCCTTGAGCCCAACCATGTTTACGTCATTGCTCCCAACCAGCAGCTCCAGCTCACGGACTCCACGGTAAGCGCCCTTCCCTTCTCCCAACCCCGGGGACAGCGAGCGCCCATTGATACCTTTTTCCGCTCACTGGCCCAACAATACGGCGACGGCTTCGCCCTTATTCTCTCCGGCAGCGGTTCCGACGGCGCTGTCGGCGTCAAGGCTATCAAGGAGCAAGGCGGCCTGATCCTGGTGCAAGCCCCCACCGATGCCCGTTTCGACGGAATGCCCCGGGCCGCCATTGCCACGGGTGTGGCCGACCTTGTGCTGCCGGTAGCTCAACTGGCCCAGCAACTGCCCCAGCTTATTCAACGCAAAGCCCGAATTTACGAGCGGCTGGAGGACGAGAGCCACCATCGTCAGGAAGAAGAATCCACCCTGAGGAAGATCTTCGCCCATCTGCAAAACAAAATTGGCCATGACTTCTCTAACTACAAGCGCCCCACCATACTGCGCCGTCTGGCCCGCCGGATGCAAATCCAGCACCAACCGAAGCTAACCGACTACCTGGATTTTCTCCTCCAAACTCCGGAAGAGAGCCAAGCCCTGTTTGAGGAATTGCTGATTTCGGTCACCTCCTTCTTCCGCGACCCCGAAGCCTGGGAAACATTACGCGAGCAACTCCTTCCCCGGCTGTTCGAGGAAAAAGCGCCGGACGCCCCGCTCCGGCTCTGGGTGCCCGGTTGCGCCACGGGCGAAGAGGCCTATACCCTGGCCATCCTGCTGCTGGAAGAAAGCGAGCGGCAGAATCTGCGGGCCGAGATACAGGTTTTCGCCACCGACCTGGACGCGGGGGCCTTGGCCACCGCCCGCAGCGGTTATTACCCGGCCGCGATTGAAGCCGATGTCTCTAAAGCACGCCTGCAGCGATACTTCCGGG containing:
- the gltB gene encoding glutamate synthase large subunit; this encodes MSDGTLPRQQGLYEPHNEHDSCGVGFVANVKGHKRHDLIRQGLQILKNLTHRGAVGADPRAGDGAGILIQMPDRFLREECAARGIHLPPAGEYGVGMLFLPQGAEARATCEQLISHYLNAEGQTLLGWREVPTNNTHLGESVKAVEPVVRQVFIGRGANSPAGDAFERKLFVIRKQIENAVRDLDKTEQAAFDIPSLSSRTLVYKGMLLANQVASYFPDLTDERLVTALSLVHQRFSTNTFPSWDLAQPFRMIAHNGEINTLRGNINWMAARRHAMTSELLGADLKKLWPLIAEGQSDSACFDNALELLVAGGYPLAHAMMLLIPEAWAGNPLMAAKQRAFYEYHAALMEPWDGPAAMAFTDGRMIGATLDRNGLRPARYLITDDDLVVMASEMGVLDIPQERIIKKWRLQPGKMLLIDLEAGRIIDDDELKKQLAEAEPYQPLLDQTQIRLEHLPVETGPMAPDPDTLLDRQQAFGYTQEDLKFLLTPMAVTGQEAVGSMGADEPLAVLSNRALPLSNYFKQRFAQVTNPPIDPIREELVMSLVSLIGPRPNLLGHHQAGVHKRLEVSQPVLTNTDLERIRRIEDHTGGAFRTQTLTICYPVKEGATGMEAALQKLCRRAEQAVHKGYNILILSDRGVDMDHVPIPALLATSAVHHHLVRAGLRTETGLVVETGAAREVHHFAVLAGYGAEAINPYLAFETLSALRPQLPEELSEEEIQKRYIKAIGKGLLKIMSKMGISTYQSYCGAQIFDAVGLANDFVAKYFTGTVSTIEGAGLGEIAEEAFRWHRNAYSDAPLYRHRLDAGGYYAYRLRGEDHMWTLDTIAKLQHASRANEAKTYEEYAQLVNQQSKRLLTLRGLFAFRLAAQPLPLAEVEPASEIVKRFATGAMSFGAISHEAHTTLAIAMNRIGGKSNTGEGGEEAERFKPLPNGDSMRSAIKQVASGRFGVTAEYLVNADDIQIKMAQGAKPGEGGQLPGHKVDATIAQVRHSTPGVGLISPPPHHDIYSIEDLAQLIFDLKNVNPQARISVKLVSEVGVGTVAAGVAKAHADHVTIAGHDGGTGASPLTSIKHAGLPWEIGLAETQQTLVLNRLRGRIAVQVDGGIRTGRDVVMGALLGADEFGFATAPLIVAGCIMMRKCHLNTCPTGVATQDPVLRKLFAGKPEHIVNYFFLVAEEVRQLMAQLGFRRFDDMIGRLDVLDTRQALDHWKAKGLDFSRILYQPATGPEVSLYNRERQDHGLDEVLDRWLIAQAQPALERQARVQIETPVGNTDRTVGAMLSGEVARRYGHKGLPPETIDIKARGTAGQSFGAFLAQGISLELVGEANDYVGKGLSGGRLVIMPPPQCPIVPEENIIIGNTVLYGAISGECYFHGVAGERFAVRNSGATAVVEGVGDHGCEYMTGGVVVVLGGTGRNFAAGMSGGIAYVLDEAGDFEQRCNLAMVELEPITEEDEALEHLEHQGGDLETHGRVDISHHISRFDGQRLRQLIEQHHRYTHSGRARQILENWCAYLPRFVKVMPVDYRRALQAMEQAQATRHTVTAMKKEALGQHG
- a CDS encoding glutamate synthase subunit beta produces the protein MGKPTGFMEIPRRDRTEAPVADRVQHFREFAIPLSEDEVREQGARCMDCGIPFCHPACPVNNIIPDWNDLVYRDDWRRALEVLQSTNNFPEFTGRICPAPCEAACTLNLTDEPVTIKTIECAIIDKGWQEGWIRPQIPAHKTGKRVAVVGSGPAGLACAQQLARAGHQVEVFEKNDRIGGLLRYGIPDFKMAKALIDRRMAQMQAEGVAFHPHTHVGVNPPARSLLEKFDAMVLTGGSEDPRDLPIPGRDLEGIHFAMDFLTQQNRRLAGNPPPPHEAISAKDKHVIVIGGGDTGSDCIGTSFRQGALAVTQLEIMPQPPEKENKLLTWPHWPYKLRTSSSQAEGAARDWAVATKTFRGENGHVTALQVVRLAWQQNQQGHWHMEEVPNSDFELPADLVLLAMGFVHPLHPGLLEELGLALDGRGNVQADTENYQTSLPQVFAAGDMRRGQSLVVWAIREGRQAARAVDEFLMGSSDLPR
- a CDS encoding STAS domain-containing protein → MPLTMQFARNHLPLARLDNPTVALRSPPITVTLTSPPILDSSLCRELWETAQQVRGNEIKVVIDLRATVSIHHSGYLLLQMLQESVAKERAELVLLHCPAHLKKALRARGFESYFTLL